The sequence below is a genomic window from Rudanella lutea DSM 19387.
TTATTTTCTGGTGCGTGCCTCCGACGAAGCATCGCGAACGCTCCGGCTCAACAATCTGCCCGAAGGACCCTACACCGGGCTGTCGTTTATGGTCGGAGTCGATAGTTTGCGGAGCGTGTCGGGTATTGAACAGCGCAAGGGCGTTCTGGACCCCGGCTTGAGTCATACGTCGGGCATGTACTGGGACTGGAATACGGGCTACATTTTTCTGAAACTGGAGGGCACATCGCCTGCTGTGGCCCCCGATGCGACTGGGCAGCGTAACTACCGGTTTCATGTGGGCCTGTTTGGCGGCTACCGCGCCCGCACACTCAATAACCTGCGCACAGTTACGCTCGATTTTGGCGGACAATCGGTATCGGCCACCACCGGACCGGTTTCGGCTGTGCAGATTCGGGCCGATGTACTGAAGATTTTCGACGGGCCGAAGCGGCTAAGTTTGGCCCAGAAATCCGACATCATGGTATCGCCGGAGTCGGCTGATGTGGCCAACAACTACGCCCGTATGTTTTCGTTTCGGCAAATAACCCCTCTGGAGCGATGACGTACCGGCACCTGATGACACTGGCGGGCATGGTAGCACTCTGGTGCGGTATCTGGGCATGCCAGCCGAACGAAGCGGGTGGTAGCGAACCCACCCCCGAACCCACCACGCCGGGTTTCAAACCTACGCCGATGGCCTGGAACAAGCCCGCTAATTTTCCCGAACCGGCGTACAATCTGGCCAAAAACCCGGTGACGGTGCAGGGCTTTGCGCTCGGCCGGGCGTTGTTTTATGATGGCCTGCTCTCGCACGATGGCACCGTTTCGTGCGGATTTTGTCATCAGCCGTCGGCTGCCTTTGCCCATACCGACCATGCCCTGAGTCACGGCATCCGCGATCAGATCGGCACGCGCAATGTGCCCGCCATTCAGAACGTAGCCTGGCAGCGGGAGTTTTTCTGGGATGGGGGCGTGCAAGACCTCGATTTACTGCCTATTTCGCCTATTCAGAACCCGGTCGAGATGGGCGATACGCTGGCGAATGTGCTAGCTAAACTCCGCAAAGACCCGCAATACCCCGGCCTGTTTGAAGCGGCTTTTGGGACCAAAGAGATCAATACGGAACGTATGATGAAGGCCCTCTCGCAGTTTATGGTGACCCTCGTGTCGGCCAATTCGCGGTACGACAAGGCGGTGCGGGGTGAGGGCCCGGCCCTGAACGATACCGAAACCCGGGGGCTCACTGTATTCAAGGCTAAATGCGCGAGTTGCCACGCTACCGATTTGTTTACCGATGGCTCGTTTCGCAACAACGGCCTGCCCCGGATTCCGACGGCTAAAGTAGATGACATTGGCCGGGGGGCTATTTCGCTCAACCCCGCCGACCGCTACAAATTCCGGGTGCCGAGCCTGCGCAACGTGGAGCGTACGCCCCCGTATATGCACGATGGACGTTTCTGGACACTGGAGCAGGTGCTGACCCACTACGCAAGCGGCATCACCGACTCACCCACCCTCGACCCGGCGCTCAAATCAGGCTTTACCCTGACCCGGCAGGAACAAACCGACCTAATCGCGTTTCTGCGCACCCTCACCGATACCGAGTTCCTCAGCGACCGCCGGTTTATGCCGAATTGAGCCCCAAAAAACCGGACCGACGGAGCGCCCTCCCGAAAAGTTTACCACCCCCAACCCCCTCCTTAATTCAAGGAGGGGGCGTTTACCGGTCAGGCAGAGAGTTTTTAGGTTTCTCTTTTGTAACACAGGGTTGACGTTATTACCGCCCCCTCCTGTTTTTCAGGAGGGGGTTAGGGGTGGTTTTTCGGTGTAAAGGGGGCATCTCATCCCCCCGTTTCTGACAGCCGCTTTTTGAGGTCAAGCGTATCGGGGCGGAACATCAGCAAAATCTGTTCGCGCTCGAAAGCCGCTTTGATGGCTTTGATGGCTTCGCTCTGGGCTTCGGGTTGTGAAGTTGTGCGTCCATCGATCCAGAACCAGACGTACCCCTGAATATTGTCGAGCGTGAACGATCGGAAATATACCTGCACCGGGTAATTGGCTTCGACAAACGGCAAGGCCCGAATGGCGCCGAGGGCTACCTGCTGTACCCGCTCCAGATCGTCGAGGTACGAAACCCCGAACGAGACTTCGAGCCGCCGTTGGCCCGAGCGCGAATGATTGGTGATCGGCTTCTGAAACACATCCTTACTCGGAATTTCGATGGTTTGGCCTTGCCCGTTATCAAGCACAATGGATCGGAGCTTCACCTCGACTACCCGGCCTGTAAACCCGTTGGTTTCGACGGTGTCGCCGGTCTGGAGGGGGCGGGCAATGGCAATCATGGAGCCCGAAATAAAGTTGGCCGTCAAATCCTGAAAGGCAAAGCCCACCGCCAGAGCAATGACCCCCGCACCGGCCAGCAGTGAGGTCACGGTTTTGTCGAGGCCCAGTACGCCGAGGGCAACAAACAGACCAACGGCCAGAATCATAATCCGGACTACGGTGCCCAACAACCCCACCAGCGAGGCATTGTCGCTTACGCGCCCCAGCCCGCCCGCAATGACCCGGCTGACCACGTTGGACAGGAAACGGGCCAGTAAAATAACCAGTATAGCAATGCCGATTTCGGGCAGGAAACGAACAGCACTATTAAACCACAAGACTACTTTCTGATACAGGAGGTGGGAGATTTCGGGTAAGTTGAGCATAATTCTGTCGGCAAAAATGGGCAGTTGACTCCCGTGGGTCGGGCGTTCGTCTGATTTTAGGGAATAACGCCGGAAGCGGGCTGTACGTTTGAATCGTCAATCAAACGACACCCCGACCGATCCTTGGTTGGGGCTGGCATTGCCCAGGGCAGGCCGGTTGTCGGGCGAGACGTTTTCGGCAAATACAACCTGAACACCCCGTTTCCCAAGCCATGAAGCCTATTTACCTTTTCTTTTTCTTCACGCTGATAGCCACCGGAGCATCGGCCCAAACCCAGCTCCGGGGTCGCGTGCTCGACGAGCGCGGCCGTGCTCTGCCGGGGGCCAACATCTACCTCAAAGGCACCTACGATGGGGCTAATGCCGACAGCACGGGTAGTTTTCGGTTTACAACCACCCGGCGCGATACCGCTACGCTACTGGTGACTTTCGTCGGTTTCGAGAATTATGCCCAGCTCCTGAAGCTCACGGGTGCCCCGATGGAGCTGACGGTTCGAATGACGGAATCGGCCAACGAGCTGAATACCGTGGTGATTACGGCGGGAGCGTTTGAAGCGTCGGATACGAAAAAGATGACGATGCTGAAGGCGCTCGATATTGTGAATATTGCCGGGGCCGCGGCCGACATCACCGGGGCCGTCAACTTCATGCCCGGTGCCCAGCGCGTGGGCGAGCAGGCGGGCCTGTTTGTACGCGGTGGCTCAAACCTGGAGGCCAAAGTGGTGATTGATGGGCTGATCGTGCAGAATCCCTTTTTCTCATCCCTGCCCGATGTGCAGCAGCGGGGTCGCTTCGATCCCTTCCAGTTCAAAGGTACATCGTTCAGCACCGGCGGCTACTCCGCGCAGTACGGGCAGGCCCTGTCGAGTGTGTTGTTGCTCAACACAACTGATAAAGGCTCGCGGGACGGCGTTAGCCTGAGCCTGAATCTGGCAAGCGCGGGTGTTACCTACGACAATGCCACCGAGAAATCGTCGGTGTCGGCCTCGCTCTACTATGGTGACTTGCGCCCGTTTTTCGCGCTGGTGCCCCAAAATGTGGAGTGGCTCAAAGCCCCGGTCTATGGCGGTACCTCCATGACGTACCGGTATCAGCCCACTAAAAACGGCCTCATCAAGGCTTACGGTATGTATTCGGATTCGCGGTTGGCGATGGTTTTCCGCGACCCGGCCCAGGCGCAGGCGGGTAACGAAACGGGTCGTGCTACGCTCGATCAGCACAACCGGAATCTGTTTATCAACACCACGTACACCGACTCGTGGGATGAAGGGAAATGGGCTCTGAACACGGGCGTTTCGCTGAGCCACGACACCGACGACATGACCATGGGCGCGTTCGATTTTTCGCGGCAGAACAGTCGGGCGCAGGTGCGGGCCGTGCTGACCCGTGCGCTCCCCGGCAACGGTCAGCTCCTTTTCGGGGCCGAATGGCACGCGATCCGGCTTGGTAACACCGTATTTGGTAACGCCTTCAGCCTAACCGACCAATACGCGGCTACGTTTGCCGAATGGCAGGTGTATGCGGGCCGGAAACTGGCGGTGCAACTCGGAGGCCGTGCCGAATATACCTCGGTGATTGGCCGAATGAACGTGGCTCCGCGCCTGTCGATGGCTTACAAAACAGGAGCCTACAGCCAGGTGTCGCTGGCGGCCGGGCAGTTTTACCAGACGCCCGATTACAACTACCTGTTTCGGAACAAAACCCTCGCGTACGAGCGGGCCGACCACCTGATTCTGAACTATCAGGTAATCAAAAACAAGCGGACGTTTCGGGTCGAGACATTTTACAAAAACTACGCTCAACTGGTGCGTGAGCGGGTGGATACGAGTGCCGTGGCTGGCTTCGACTGGAGAGCCGATTTGGGTAATCCGTACCGGTTTCCCATTGGCCAGACCAATAACACGGGTAAAGGGTACGCCGGGGGATTTGACGTGTTCTGGCGCGATCAGACAAGTATCAAAGGCCTCGATTACTGGGTAACGTATAGCTATGTGGATACGAAGCGACTGTTTCGGAATTACCTTACCCAGGCTACGCCCACGTTTGTATCGACCCACAACCTGAGCCTGATTACCCGCCGGTATGTCGAAAAAATCAGGACGAATCTGGGCCTGACCTATGCGTACACGAGCGGTCGCCCTTACTACAACCCGAACCGACCCGAGAGCGAGTTTCTGACCGACCGTACCCCGCCGGTACACAACGTGAGTTTTTCGGCCAATTATATCACGGCGTTCAAGGGCAATTTTGTGGTGATCTATGCCTCAGTGGATAACCTGCTCAACACCCGCAACGTATTTACGTACCGGTACGCAGCCAACCCCGACGGGCAGCCCGGCCGAACCCGCTACACCGTAGGCCCCACCTCGTACCGCACCTTTTTTGTGGGTGGTGTCATCATGCTTGGCAAGCGCGCCAAAGTCGACCTGAACAAACTCTGATCCCGCGCCATCGACCACCCTTTTAACTCCAAACGTCTAACTTTTACTTATTTCAGTATGAAAACCCTGATTGTATCTCTCGTTGCAGCCCTGATGGGCCTGGTTAGTCCGGTAGTAGCTCAGTCGGAACAGTACACGCAGGCTATGACGGCCGCCCTGAATACGCTGAAAAGCCAGAATATGAAAACGCCCCCGGCCGACATGCTGGCTGCGGCCAACGGATTTGAGCGCATCGCGAGCGTCGAAACCAAAGAGTGGTTGCCGCGCTACTATGCCGGGCTTGAGTACGTATTTCTGGGCTTTATGGGGAAAGATGCGGCCGAAAAAGATGCCTATCTCGACAAAGCCGATGCCCACCTGAAAGCCGCCGATGCCCTCTCACCCGATAACGACGAGTTGGCCGTGTTGCGGGCCTACGTGGCGCAGGCCCGGATGGTGGTCGACCCAATGGCCCGCTGGCAACAGTACGGCCCGCTGTTTCAGGCGGGCATCGAGAAAGCAAAAGCACTCAACCCCGACAACCCGCGCCTGTATGTGCTCGAAGGCTCCTCGCTTATGTACACACCCGAACAGTTTGGGGGTGGACCAGCTACAGCCTGCCCGGTGCTGAAAAAGGCGGCCGAGAAATTTGCTACCTTTAAACCCAAGAGCGACCTCTCGCCCAACTGGGGGCAGTCGCAGATTGCACCTATGCTGGAAAAGTGCAAATAAGCTTATGACCCGCGAACAACTCGAACGACAATTGCACCAATCGTCCAACCGGCCCGCACGGCCTGTGCGGATGCGGGGCTCGGCGTTGGCCCACTTCGATTTTAGCGGGCTCGACCTGACCGATGCCGATTTCAGCTTCTCCGACCTGTCGGGGGCCAATTTCAGCCGGGCCACGCTCCACAACGCCAACCTCAGCTTTTCGTCGCTGGTGAATGCCTCGTTTGTGGATGCTGACCTGACCGGGGCCAACCTCAATTTCAGCGGGCTATCCGGTGCCGACCTCACGGGCGCTGACCTGTCGGGGGTTTCGATGTCGTTCACGGGCCGGGCGCACAACGTGGAGCGGACCAAACTCCCGGCCACACCCATTACACTCACGTATCTGCTCAAAAAACCCGTTTGGGGGGTCTTGATCGGGATGGTGTTGGGGGCCTTGCTCATGTACGGCGTGAGCGGCATTGTGTACTTCACCAATCTGATTGTCACGTCGGGCAACAAGCTCATCGCCGACCTGAACCGGTTCATCGTCTGGCAGAATCTGACCGAGGGCGTCACGGTGTTTCTGCTGGTCTATTTCATGTCCGATTGGTTAGACCGGGCCATTCGGCGCATTTGGGTGCGGCACCTGCTGGTTAGCCTTGCTATTGTACCGGTTTACGTGACTATGGCCTGGGTGACGTACATGCTGTTTGGGAAAGAGGTGTTCAGGCAACTCGCCCGGCAGGCTACGCAACAACCATTGAGTACCCAATCGGCGCCCTGGTATTTTTACGTGTTGGGCGGATTGCTGGTGGGTAATCTGTTTCTGTACGTGCTCCGGCAGGGTCGGCAACTGTCGCGCAAGATAACTGAGCAGGAGTTTGAACTGCTCAACATGGAGAAGCTCAAAACACGGGCTGAACTCGACGCCCTTCAGGCCAAAATAAACCCGCACTTTCTGTACAATGCCCTTAATAGCATTGCCAGCCTGGTGCACGATGACCCCGACAAGGCCGAAGAAATGACCCTGCTGTTGTCGAAGCTGTTTCGGTACTCAACCGGCCGCGATGGCACGCATACGAGCAGCCTTGCCGATGAACTCGACATGGTGCAGACGTACCTACAGGTGGAACACGTCCGTTTCGGCGACCGGCTTCAGTTTGGGGTTTCGCTGGCCGACGAGTCGCTCAATGCTCTGAAAGTACCCCAATTTTTGTTACAGCCCATTGTCGAGAATGCGGTGAAGCACGGCATCAGCAAGCGGGCCGGGCAGGGGCGCATCGATGTTAAGATTTACCAGCAGGACGATTGGGTATTCCTGAGCGTACACGATAACGGCCCGGCATTTCCCGAAGAAATGGGCAGTGGCTACGGTC
It includes:
- a CDS encoding TonB-dependent receptor encodes the protein MKPIYLFFFFTLIATGASAQTQLRGRVLDERGRALPGANIYLKGTYDGANADSTGSFRFTTTRRDTATLLVTFVGFENYAQLLKLTGAPMELTVRMTESANELNTVVITAGAFEASDTKKMTMLKALDIVNIAGAAADITGAVNFMPGAQRVGEQAGLFVRGGSNLEAKVVIDGLIVQNPFFSSLPDVQQRGRFDPFQFKGTSFSTGGYSAQYGQALSSVLLLNTTDKGSRDGVSLSLNLASAGVTYDNATEKSSVSASLYYGDLRPFFALVPQNVEWLKAPVYGGTSMTYRYQPTKNGLIKAYGMYSDSRLAMVFRDPAQAQAGNETGRATLDQHNRNLFINTTYTDSWDEGKWALNTGVSLSHDTDDMTMGAFDFSRQNSRAQVRAVLTRALPGNGQLLFGAEWHAIRLGNTVFGNAFSLTDQYAATFAEWQVYAGRKLAVQLGGRAEYTSVIGRMNVAPRLSMAYKTGAYSQVSLAAGQFYQTPDYNYLFRNKTLAYERADHLILNYQVIKNKRTFRVETFYKNYAQLVRERVDTSAVAGFDWRADLGNPYRFPIGQTNNTGKGYAGGFDVFWRDQTSIKGLDYWVTYSYVDTKRLFRNYLTQATPTFVSTHNLSLITRRYVEKIRTNLGLTYAYTSGRPYYNPNRPESEFLTDRTPPVHNVSFSANYITAFKGNFVVIYASVDNLLNTRNVFTYRYAANPDGQPGRTRYTVGPTSYRTFFVGGVIMLGKRAKVDLNKL
- a CDS encoding histidine kinase; translated protein: MTREQLERQLHQSSNRPARPVRMRGSALAHFDFSGLDLTDADFSFSDLSGANFSRATLHNANLSFSSLVNASFVDADLTGANLNFSGLSGADLTGADLSGVSMSFTGRAHNVERTKLPATPITLTYLLKKPVWGVLIGMVLGALLMYGVSGIVYFTNLIVTSGNKLIADLNRFIVWQNLTEGVTVFLLVYFMSDWLDRAIRRIWVRHLLVSLAIVPVYVTMAWVTYMLFGKEVFRQLARQATQQPLSTQSAPWYFYVLGGLLVGNLFLYVLRQGRQLSRKITEQEFELLNMEKLKTRAELDALQAKINPHFLYNALNSIASLVHDDPDKAEEMTLLLSKLFRYSTGRDGTHTSSLADELDMVQTYLQVEHVRFGDRLQFGVSLADESLNALKVPQFLLQPIVENAVKHGISKRAGQGRIDVKIYQQDDWVFLSVHDNGPAFPEEMGSGYGLRSISEKLRLLYGDDARVELQNEPYKQVLLGIKLNRLTTNN
- a CDS encoding mechanosensitive ion channel family protein, which gives rise to MLNLPEISHLLYQKVVLWFNSAVRFLPEIGIAILVILLARFLSNVVSRVIAGGLGRVSDNASLVGLLGTVVRIMILAVGLFVALGVLGLDKTVTSLLAGAGVIALAVGFAFQDLTANFISGSMIAIARPLQTGDTVETNGFTGRVVEVKLRSIVLDNGQGQTIEIPSKDVFQKPITNHSRSGQRRLEVSFGVSYLDDLERVQQVALGAIRALPFVEANYPVQVYFRSFTLDNIQGYVWFWIDGRTTSQPEAQSEAIKAIKAAFEREQILLMFRPDTLDLKKRLSETGG
- a CDS encoding MbnP family protein; the encoded protein is MKHYLYAFLIGMAGLVWACGRDTMTPKTGALALQFDHVAGAAPLALGNATYTNAAGEPFTVSRLDYFVSNIRLRRADGSEYVIPQDSSYFLVRASDEASRTLRLNNLPEGPYTGLSFMVGVDSLRSVSGIEQRKGVLDPGLSHTSGMYWDWNTGYIFLKLEGTSPAVAPDATGQRNYRFHVGLFGGYRARTLNNLRTVTLDFGGQSVSATTGPVSAVQIRADVLKIFDGPKRLSLAQKSDIMVSPESADVANNYARMFSFRQITPLER
- a CDS encoding cytochrome-c peroxidase, whose product is MTYRHLMTLAGMVALWCGIWACQPNEAGGSEPTPEPTTPGFKPTPMAWNKPANFPEPAYNLAKNPVTVQGFALGRALFYDGLLSHDGTVSCGFCHQPSAAFAHTDHALSHGIRDQIGTRNVPAIQNVAWQREFFWDGGVQDLDLLPISPIQNPVEMGDTLANVLAKLRKDPQYPGLFEAAFGTKEINTERMMKALSQFMVTLVSANSRYDKAVRGEGPALNDTETRGLTVFKAKCASCHATDLFTDGSFRNNGLPRIPTAKVDDIGRGAISLNPADRYKFRVPSLRNVERTPPYMHDGRFWTLEQVLTHYASGITDSPTLDPALKSGFTLTRQEQTDLIAFLRTLTDTEFLSDRRFMPN